In Chitinivorax sp. PXF-14, the following proteins share a genomic window:
- a CDS encoding homoserine O-acetyltransferase: MPEPQSVGLVSAQIAHFDQPLTLMSGATLASYDLVYETYGRLNADRSNAVLICHALSGNHHVAGRYTVNDKAPGWWDNMIGPGKPIDTDKFFVVGVNNLGGCHGSTGPSTLDPATGKPWGSKFPLVLVADWVNTQARLADKLGIEQWAAVVGGSLGGMQALRWTISFPERIRHALVIASAPKLTAQNIAFNDVARQAILTDPDFHGGDYYEHGIVPKRGLRLARMLGHITYLSDDGMGEKFGRMLRSGEYKYGFDVEFEIESYLRYQGDRFSGHFDANTYLIMTKALDYFDPARHFGHDLSRALSVAKAKFLVAAFDSDWRFSPARSKEIVKALLDAKKHVSYAEIESTHGHDAFLMEDPAYHKLMYAYMARVAQEFA, translated from the coding sequence AGACCTACGGCCGCCTCAACGCCGACCGGAGCAATGCGGTACTGATCTGCCACGCGCTGTCGGGCAACCACCATGTGGCCGGCCGCTACACCGTCAACGACAAGGCGCCGGGCTGGTGGGACAACATGATCGGCCCAGGCAAGCCGATCGACACCGACAAGTTCTTCGTCGTCGGCGTCAACAATCTCGGCGGCTGCCACGGCTCGACCGGCCCATCGACCCTCGATCCAGCTACAGGCAAACCCTGGGGCTCAAAGTTCCCACTCGTGCTGGTCGCCGATTGGGTCAACACCCAGGCCAGGCTCGCCGACAAGCTCGGCATCGAGCAATGGGCCGCCGTCGTCGGCGGCTCGCTCGGCGGCATGCAGGCGCTGCGCTGGACCATCAGCTTTCCGGAGCGCATCCGCCACGCGCTGGTGATCGCCTCGGCGCCCAAGCTCACGGCACAGAACATCGCCTTCAACGATGTGGCGCGCCAGGCCATCCTGACCGATCCCGATTTCCACGGCGGCGACTACTACGAGCACGGTATCGTGCCCAAGCGCGGCCTGCGGCTTGCACGCATGCTTGGCCACATCACCTATCTGTCGGACGACGGCATGGGCGAGAAATTCGGCCGCATGCTACGCTCGGGCGAGTACAAATACGGCTTCGACGTCGAATTCGAGATCGAGTCCTACCTGCGTTACCAGGGCGACCGCTTCTCCGGCCATTTCGACGCCAACACCTACCTGATCATGACCAAGGCGCTCGACTATTTCGACCCCGCCCGCCATTTTGGGCATGACCTGTCGCGCGCGCTGTCGGTGGCCAAGGCCAAGTTCCTTGTCGCCGCCTTCGACAGCGACTGGCGCTTCTCGCCGGCGCGCTCGAAGGAGATCGTCAAGGCACTGCTCGATGCGAAGAAGCATGTGAGCTACGCCGAGATCGAATCGACGCACGGCCACGATGCCTTCCTCATGGAGGACCCGGCCTACCACAAGCTGATGTATGCCTACATGGCCCGCGTGGCGCAGGAGTTCGCATGA
- the metW gene encoding methionine biosynthesis protein MetW, with the protein MRRHAPMLRPDLLRIADWIQAEKRVLDLGCGDGSLLAWLHDNKQVHGYGVEIDVENVVACVEKGIDVIQSDLDSGLSAFESDSFDFVVLSLTLQSMRHVERVVDEMLRVGREAIVTFPNFGYWRNRLQIFGGHMPVSETIPYQWYNTPNIHLCTIRDFEFFCEARGIHLLDRAVLHEGQEVDILPNVFGSLAIYRIRRA; encoded by the coding sequence ATGAGAAGGCACGCCCCCATGTTGCGCCCCGACCTGCTGCGCATCGCCGACTGGATTCAGGCCGAAAAACGTGTGCTCGACCTGGGCTGCGGCGATGGCTCGCTGCTTGCTTGGCTGCATGATAACAAGCAGGTGCACGGCTATGGCGTCGAGATCGACGTCGAGAACGTGGTGGCCTGTGTCGAGAAGGGCATCGACGTGATCCAGAGCGACCTCGACTCCGGCCTCTCGGCGTTCGAGTCGGATTCCTTCGATTTCGTCGTGCTGTCGCTCACGCTGCAGTCGATGCGCCATGTCGAGCGTGTGGTCGACGAAATGCTGCGCGTCGGCCGCGAAGCGATCGTCACCTTCCCCAATTTCGGCTACTGGCGCAACCGCCTGCAGATCTTCGGCGGCCACATGCCGGTATCGGAAACCATCCCTTACCAGTGGTACAACACGCCGAACATCCACCTGTGCACGATCCGCGACTTCGAGTTCTTCTGCGAGGCGCGCGGCATCCACCTGCTTGACCGTGCGGTGCTGCACGAGGGGCAGGAGGTCGACATCCTGCCCAATGTATTCGGCAGCCTCGCCATCTACCGTATTCGCCGCGCGTGA
- a CDS encoding NAD(P)H-binding protein, translated as MTDSLPDGCHALIVGASGLTGSALLRLLLDAPHVARVTALVRRRLPIDHAKLEQVELDFAELEQRRELIRADIVYCCLGTTIRKAGSEARFKTVDYFYPLTLAMLAKMNGVPSFAAISSLGANADSPTFYLKTKGQLENALKALAFDQLLLVRPSLLTGERQEFRLAERLSLAAGRLVSPLLLGWLRRYQPIAAEVVAWNLLQATRDVGHGTNIIESEQLAARYASRR; from the coding sequence GTGACCGATTCGCTCCCTGACGGCTGCCATGCCCTGATCGTCGGCGCCAGCGGCCTGACCGGCAGTGCGCTGCTGCGCCTGCTGCTCGATGCCCCGCATGTGGCGCGCGTCACCGCGCTGGTGCGGCGGCGCCTGCCCATCGACCATGCCAAGCTCGAGCAGGTCGAGCTCGATTTCGCCGAGCTGGAACAGCGGCGCGAGCTGATCCGCGCCGACATCGTCTACTGCTGCCTCGGCACCACGATACGCAAGGCCGGCAGCGAGGCGCGCTTCAAGACGGTGGACTACTTCTACCCATTGACGCTCGCCATGCTGGCTAAGATGAACGGCGTGCCGAGCTTCGCCGCCATCTCGTCGCTCGGCGCCAATGCCGACTCACCCACTTTCTATCTGAAGACCAAGGGCCAGCTCGAAAACGCGCTCAAGGCGCTAGCCTTCGATCAGCTGCTGTTGGTGCGCCCGTCGCTGCTGACGGGCGAACGCCAAGAGTTCCGCCTGGCCGAACGCCTGAGCCTGGCCGCCGGACGGCTCGTGTCGCCGCTGCTGTTGGGCTGGCTGCGCCGCTACCAGCCGATCGCCGCCGAGGTCGTGGCGTGGAACCTGCTGCAGGCGACGCGTGACGTGGGCCACGGCACCAACATCATCGAATCCGAACAACTCGCGGCACGTTACGCCAGCCGCAGATGA